Proteins from a single region of Chitinibacter bivalviorum:
- a CDS encoding polysaccharide pyruvyl transferase family protein has protein sequence MSKIYFAGQDNFGNRGCEALIRANVKTILQHIPNSQFIVPSHDIKKDSAQWPDANKCGVQFVPAEPIPSAIRWWSRARRFIPALDGMPPKYKVTASTRETILSSDVLVMTGGDIISLDYGLGSLYYWMRICETAMDAGKTTVLWAGSVGPFSKMPVVEAKMRDFLRRFSLITVRETASLKYLQSLGIDHVELVVDSAFVLDFEQAPANTLQLFQQEKPVLGFNVSPLIRNFREDADAKSALDTEVVNFLLATLKQGEVNVMLVPHVDPLSGVEENSDSAYMSKILQRIRAAGFGEQHVQMLPRNLNAAQLKDVIRRCHYFMGARTHATVAALSQAVPTTSIAYSIKAKGINQDLFGHLNYVLETPKVTSESLLEHFSILTNNQAEIKSYLAEKLPDCKRNASRSAQLLKTIS, from the coding sequence ATGTCTAAGATCTATTTTGCAGGACAAGATAATTTCGGTAATCGCGGTTGTGAGGCCTTAATTCGTGCCAATGTGAAAACTATTTTGCAGCACATCCCAAATAGCCAATTTATAGTACCTAGTCATGATATCAAGAAAGACAGCGCTCAATGGCCAGATGCCAATAAATGTGGTGTGCAATTTGTACCCGCTGAGCCGATTCCAAGTGCGATTCGCTGGTGGAGTAGGGCGCGTCGTTTCATTCCTGCACTAGATGGGATGCCACCCAAATACAAAGTAACCGCATCGACGCGTGAGACCATCCTCAGCTCTGATGTATTGGTGATGACGGGGGGCGATATTATTTCTCTCGATTATGGTTTAGGTTCACTGTATTACTGGATGCGCATTTGTGAGACTGCAATGGATGCTGGCAAGACCACTGTATTGTGGGCCGGCTCAGTGGGCCCATTTAGTAAAATGCCCGTGGTTGAAGCCAAAATGCGAGATTTCTTACGTCGTTTTTCTTTGATTACCGTGCGAGAAACTGCATCACTTAAATATTTGCAAAGTTTAGGTATTGATCATGTTGAATTGGTCGTTGATTCAGCATTTGTATTGGATTTTGAGCAGGCGCCTGCTAATACTTTGCAACTTTTTCAGCAAGAAAAACCAGTGCTGGGATTTAATGTGAGCCCCTTGATCCGTAATTTTCGTGAAGACGCGGATGCTAAGTCAGCTCTGGATACAGAAGTCGTTAATTTTTTGCTCGCTACGCTCAAGCAAGGTGAGGTCAATGTCATGCTAGTACCGCATGTAGACCCACTGAGTGGCGTTGAAGAAAACAGTGACTCGGCATATATGAGCAAAATCTTGCAGCGCATACGAGCAGCAGGATTTGGTGAGCAGCATGTACAAATGTTGCCACGCAATCTAAATGCAGCTCAACTCAAAGACGTAATTCGCCGCTGCCATTATTTTATGGGCGCGCGTACGCATGCCACCGTAGCTGCGCTATCCCAAGCTGTGCCAACGACTTCAATTGCATACAGCATCAAGGCAAAAGGCATTAATCAAGATTTATTCGGTCATCTGAATTATGTCTTAGAAACCCCCAAAGTCACCAGTGAATCACTATTGGAACATTTTTCTATTCTGACAAATAATCAGGCTGAGATTAAAAGTTATTTAGCAGAGAAACTACCTGATTGTAAGAGGAACGCGTCGAGATCCGCCCAATTATTAAAAACAATTAGTTGA
- a CDS encoding nitroreductase family protein: MLKKFIREKMQENRSLKSIYNGSRAFYHRARKLSFFAYDVTHTFKHMSWTGGNQTQYSVISSELLFQFHKLEKGLCMPGEKRFFGYDPAIATIDLLQSWYEMGYSVNDPIYCGAIETLRAYRMRLSQTPPKKGEILLRRLDQQLAAHAKIKIELETPQNIITINPDDALPAYEKLVLARRSVREFSDQSIDPLLIERAISLAQLSPSACNRQPCRVHLYSAKDKIERLLSLQNGNRGFGHTAPMLLIITSDANTFFDASERNQPYVDGGLFSMNLLYALQAQGLSTCCLNWCAEPAQDKAAHRDGEIPQAERIIMYLLVGYAANTARVPRSARRALENTLITHS, encoded by the coding sequence ATGCTTAAAAAATTCATCCGTGAAAAAATGCAGGAAAATAGGAGCTTGAAATCAATTTATAATGGATCTCGTGCTTTCTATCATAGAGCAAGAAAGCTCTCATTCTTTGCTTATGATGTAACACATACGTTTAAACATATGAGTTGGACGGGTGGAAATCAAACTCAATATTCAGTAATTAGCTCTGAACTGCTATTCCAGTTCCATAAATTGGAAAAAGGGCTTTGCATGCCAGGTGAGAAGCGCTTTTTTGGCTATGATCCTGCTATTGCTACGATTGATTTATTGCAGTCATGGTATGAGATGGGTTATTCAGTTAATGATCCAATTTATTGTGGAGCAATAGAGACGTTGCGAGCTTATCGCATGCGTCTTAGTCAAACTCCACCCAAAAAAGGCGAAATTCTACTGCGCCGCTTGGATCAACAACTCGCAGCGCATGCAAAAATTAAAATTGAGCTGGAAACCCCACAAAATATCATAACTATAAATCCAGACGATGCATTACCTGCGTATGAAAAATTAGTTTTAGCACGGAGAAGTGTTCGCGAATTTTCTGATCAGTCAATTGATCCTCTCCTTATTGAACGAGCAATCTCTTTAGCGCAATTAAGTCCCAGCGCTTGCAATCGTCAGCCGTGTAGGGTGCATCTTTACAGTGCAAAAGACAAAATTGAGAGATTACTTAGTTTGCAGAATGGAAATCGTGGTTTTGGCCATACTGCACCTATGTTGCTGATTATTACTTCTGACGCGAATACTTTTTTCGATGCATCCGAGCGTAATCAACCGTATGTTGATGGTGGGCTATTCTCGATGAACTTACTTTATGCATTACAGGCGCAAGGGCTATCAACCTGCTGCCTTAATTGGTGCGCTGAGCCCGCTCAAGATAAGGCGGCGCATCGCGATGGAGAAATTCCGCAAGCCGAACGAATCATTATGTATTTATTAGTTGGTTATGCTGCAAACACCGCGAGAGTACCGCGTTCAGCGCGCAGAGCGTTAGAAAACACCTTAATTACTCATTCTTAA